One part of the Pandoraea faecigallinarum genome encodes these proteins:
- a CDS encoding IclR family transcriptional regulator — MDTTEAQSVSERVLQVLVTVARHGRPIAAREIAAQTSLPLSTVYRHLVPLKKWGLVQEHAHEALYEPGPVGVQLAWGFDHNSHLVTQAREEIDALVQRTGETVGLLVAANGQVVCLDMHESEQSLRCSFAKGRAHPLVHGASAKALLSFLPQTTRDNLIGRQLAGQPVAQERLIAQIEEIRKQRYAVSESEVDFGVWGVSAPVFAAKERLEGTITLMAPAVRVAQRHEELIRLTVAAAERISNRLQYF; from the coding sequence ATGGACACCACCGAAGCTCAATCGGTCTCCGAGCGTGTACTGCAAGTCCTCGTGACTGTGGCGCGTCATGGACGACCGATCGCGGCACGCGAGATCGCCGCGCAAACGAGCCTGCCGCTCTCCACGGTTTACCGCCACCTCGTGCCGCTCAAGAAGTGGGGCCTGGTGCAGGAGCACGCCCATGAGGCGCTCTACGAACCCGGGCCGGTGGGCGTGCAACTGGCGTGGGGTTTCGACCACAACTCGCATCTTGTCACCCAGGCGCGCGAAGAAATCGACGCCCTCGTGCAGCGCACGGGCGAGACGGTCGGTCTGCTCGTGGCCGCGAACGGTCAGGTCGTGTGTCTCGACATGCACGAGAGCGAGCAATCGCTGCGTTGCTCGTTCGCCAAGGGCCGTGCGCATCCGCTGGTGCACGGCGCGTCGGCCAAGGCCTTGCTTTCCTTTCTGCCCCAGACCACTCGCGACAACCTGATCGGCCGTCAGTTGGCTGGCCAGCCGGTGGCGCAGGAGCGTCTGATCGCGCAGATCGAGGAGATTCGCAAGCAACGGTATGCGGTGTCCGAAAGCGAAGTGGATTTCGGCGTCTGGGGCGTATCGGCCCCGGTCTTTGCCGCGAAGGAACGTCTGGAAGGCACCATCACCCTGATGGCGCCGGCCGTGCGTGTGGCGCAGCGCCACGAAGAGCTGATCCGCCTCACGGTGGCGGCGGCAGAGCGTATTTCGAATCGATTGCAGTACTTTTAA
- a CDS encoding transporter substrate-binding domain-containing protein, which yields MKLRHILFTMALAVTCSTKVFAADDVLRVATDATFPPFEYVENGKRTGFDVEMIEALGKAMGKKVEWTDIDFKGLIPAVLSKRVDVAASAIYITDERLKAVNFTHPYYTGGLAIMVKADNTSIKEPADLNGKKVSVQVGTKSVQFLTENYPKVSRVEVEKNDQMFELVKIGRADAAVTGKPAALLYAKANPSVKVLDKTLTIERYGFALRKDDKALTEEMNKALEKVRADGTYAALVTKYFGSAK from the coding sequence ATGAAATTGCGTCACATCCTGTTCACGATGGCGCTGGCCGTCACCTGCTCGACCAAGGTTTTCGCTGCCGACGACGTGTTGCGTGTTGCTACCGACGCGACCTTCCCGCCGTTCGAATACGTGGAAAACGGCAAGCGTACGGGCTTCGACGTCGAAATGATCGAAGCGCTGGGCAAGGCGATGGGCAAGAAGGTCGAGTGGACGGATATCGACTTCAAGGGGCTGATCCCGGCAGTGCTGTCCAAGCGTGTCGACGTGGCGGCTTCGGCCATCTACATCACGGACGAACGTTTGAAGGCCGTGAACTTCACGCACCCGTACTACACCGGCGGTCTGGCCATTATGGTCAAGGCCGATAACACCAGCATCAAGGAGCCGGCCGATCTGAACGGCAAGAAGGTCTCGGTGCAGGTCGGCACGAAGTCGGTGCAGTTCCTCACGGAAAACTATCCGAAGGTCTCGCGCGTGGAAGTCGAGAAGAACGACCAGATGTTCGAACTCGTGAAGATCGGCCGTGCCGACGCCGCAGTGACCGGTAAGCCGGCAGCGCTGCTGTACGCCAAGGCCAATCCGAGCGTGAAGGTGCTCGACAAGACGCTGACGATCGAGCGCTACGGCTTCGCCCTGCGCAAGGACGACAAGGCGCTGACCGAAGAAATGAACAAGGCGCTGGAGAAGGTGCGCGCCGACGGCACGTACGCTGCGCTGGTGACGAAGTACTTCGGTAGCGCGAAGTAA